A window of Macrotis lagotis isolate mMagLag1 chromosome X, bilby.v1.9.chrom.fasta, whole genome shotgun sequence contains these coding sequences:
- the LOC141497482 gene encoding olfactory receptor 1f45-like, whose product MERENHSRISEFILLGLTHQPEKERLIFFLFLIMYLITVMGNLFIILAIRTDSRLHTPMYFFLMNLSLVDICFTSTTIPKMLINYMSWNKVIFYISCLTQVFFFSWFAGLDSILLASMAYDRYMAICAPLHYSMIMTPRVCVLLGIISWFWPCFNSLIHTIMLTKLSFCGHTEIPHFFCDLNVVIRLACSDTFINDLLIYTMGGLTAVIPFIGILVSYVNIFVAVIRIPSAQGKWKGFSNCGSHLTVVCLFYGTIIGVYFNPNSSHTAQKDTASAIMYTAVTPMMNPFIYSLRNKDMKGALKMLLTRKPGQSL is encoded by the coding sequence ATGGAAAGAGAAAATCATTCAAGAATCTCTGAGTTCATCCTCCTAGGTCTTACACACCagccagagaaggaaagactcattttcttcctatttctgaTTATGTATCTGATCACAGTGATGGGGAATTTGTTCATCATTCTGGCCATTAGGACTGACTCGCGTCTCCATACCCCCATGTACTTCTTCCTTATGAACTTGTCCCTGGTCGACATCTGCTTCACCTCCACCACCATCCCCAAAATGTTGATTAATTATATGTCTTGGAACAAAGTAATCTTTTATATCAGCTGCCTAACTCAAGTGTTCTTCTTCAGTTGGTTTGCAGGATTAGATAGCATCCTCCTAGCCTCCATGGCTTATGATCGCTATATGGCTATCTGTGCCCCATTACACTATAGCATGATCATGACCCCAAGGGTCTGTGTCCTTTTGGGAATAATCTCCTGGTTTTGGCCTTGTTTTAATTCTCTGATACATACTATTATGCTGACCAAACTCTCATTCTGTGGCCACACTGAAATCCCTCATTTCTTCTGTGACCTCAACGTGGTGATAAGATTGGCCTGCTCAGATACCTTCATCAACGACTTGCTGATCTACACAATGGGAGGACTTACAGCTGTAATTCCATTCATTGGCATTCTGGTCTCCTATGTTAACATTTTTGTGGCTGTGATAAGGATTCCATCAGCtcaagggaaatggaaaggttTCTCCAACTGTGGCTCCCATCTCACTGTTGTCTGTCTCTTCTATGGGACAATCATTGGAGTATACTTCAATCCAAATTCCAGCCACACAGCACAAAAGGACACAGCCTCAGCCATCATGTACACTGCAGTCACCCCCATGATGAATCCTTTCATCTATAGCCTACGGAATAAGGACATGAAAGGAGCCCTAAAGATGCTCCTCACCAGGAAACCAGGCCAATCTTTGTGA